Proteins from a genomic interval of Undibacterium parvum:
- the epsL gene encoding XrtB/PEP-CTERM-associated polysaccharide biosynthesis outer membrane protein EpsL gives MFLLQACSYPQYRYLGLVTFLAALSASFSAVAASDDVFSPYLDFSVIHEDNLLRFHDAASALAVTGSEVMADTIKRTSAGLRINKIISQQTLIADLSMSRNRYSHFSQYDYAGKDASANWGWQLGSHVSGNLGGSYSEGQTPFQDFRAIEPNINRQRRENFDAAWQFHPSWRVRGGYSQYALAYDLAVLQYNDRKLATTEFGLDFVQPTNSTVGVQLRHIRGDYPNNLIVSIFSVDNNYSQNEFKGKVDWRVSETASIQFLGGLVRKNYDALTKRNFSGTNSRLVANWSASAKLNLNVNAWNEVGSSSDLSANFSTNRGVSSDLGWELASKVRVNASLRGERRDYTGVAAVIGAQALERKDNYTAASIGLSYMPIRHLQLSASLANEALSSNFERNGYRDNKLQFNGRYDLGLD, from the coding sequence ATGTTTCTGTTACAAGCCTGTTCTTACCCGCAGTACCGCTATCTGGGTCTAGTCACTTTTCTTGCTGCCTTGAGTGCCAGTTTTTCTGCAGTTGCAGCATCGGATGACGTGTTTTCCCCTTATCTCGATTTTTCGGTGATCCATGAGGATAATTTGCTGCGCTTTCATGACGCCGCAAGCGCGCTGGCGGTGACGGGCAGTGAAGTGATGGCCGATACCATCAAGCGTACTAGCGCAGGTCTGCGCATCAATAAAATCATCAGCCAACAAACTCTTATTGCCGACCTGAGTATGAGTCGCAATCGCTACAGCCATTTCAGTCAATACGATTATGCCGGTAAAGATGCCAGTGCTAATTGGGGCTGGCAGTTAGGTAGTCATGTGTCGGGTAATCTGGGGGGGAGTTATAGCGAAGGGCAAACCCCGTTCCAGGATTTTCGGGCGATAGAGCCGAATATCAATCGGCAACGGCGTGAAAACTTCGATGCCGCCTGGCAGTTTCACCCTAGCTGGCGGGTGCGCGGCGGCTATAGCCAATATGCGCTGGCCTACGATTTAGCCGTGCTGCAATACAACGATAGAAAACTGGCGACCACCGAGTTTGGGCTCGATTTTGTTCAGCCTACCAATAGCACGGTCGGCGTACAGTTGCGGCATATCCGTGGCGACTATCCAAATAATCTCATCGTCAGTATTTTTTCTGTCGACAATAATTATTCGCAAAATGAGTTCAAAGGAAAAGTCGATTGGCGCGTCTCTGAGACGGCGTCTATCCAGTTCCTTGGTGGCTTGGTGCGCAAAAATTATGATGCGCTGACTAAGCGTAATTTCAGCGGTACCAATTCCAGGTTGGTTGCTAACTGGTCGGCCAGCGCCAAACTCAATCTCAACGTCAACGCCTGGAATGAAGTCGGTTCTAGTAGTGACTTGTCCGCCAATTTCTCGACCAATCGTGGTGTGAGTAGCGACTTGGGGTGGGAGTTGGCTTCCAAAGTCAGAGTCAATGCCTCGCTCAGAGGCGAGCGCAGAGATTACACCGGGGTTGCCGCAGTAATTGGCGCGCAGGCGTTGGAGCGTAAAGATAACTATACCGCTGCGAGTATAGGCCTCAGTTACATGCCGATACGCCATTTGCAATTGAGTGCCTCACTTGCCAACGAGGCGCTGAGCTCTAATTTTGAACGCAATGGCTATCGCGATAATAAATTGCAGTTTAACGGTCGTTACGATTTGGGTCTGGATTAA
- a CDS encoding VanZ family protein encodes MSFQAFHLRLRNMLSYRRSFLLGAIFFATMVAIGAIPGEATALSARIPDKLLHFVAYSFLTCCIFGSLKGGLWSRSWRSIVYVGMLGALDENIQRFMPYRSCDIADWAFDMLAATLSVLILSLIYRLLNPVPTSEELLKSI; translated from the coding sequence ATGTCTTTTCAAGCTTTCCATCTCAGGCTGCGCAATATGCTGAGTTATCGTCGCAGTTTTCTACTCGGCGCGATTTTCTTTGCAACTATGGTGGCGATCGGTGCGATACCCGGTGAGGCGACAGCACTCTCTGCCAGGATACCCGACAAACTCTTGCACTTTGTCGCGTATTCTTTTCTGACTTGCTGCATCTTTGGTAGTCTCAAGGGTGGCTTATGGAGCCGCTCCTGGCGCAGCATAGTCTATGTTGGCATGCTGGGCGCCTTGGATGAAAACATACAGCGCTTCATGCCTTACCGTAGTTGTGACATTGCCGATTGGGCCTTCGATATGCTGGCAGCGACGCTCAGTGTGCTGATTTTGTCGCTGATTTATCGACTGCTTAACCCCGTTCCTACATCAGAAGAATTGCTTAAAAGTATTTAA
- a CDS encoding PEP-CTERM sorting domain-containing protein codes for MFTLVQLKRSLLAATFGAVSVLASTAQAADYHFDFSQANSLTKYAGVSFSNAINADIYDANFNIIGQHWITDTDVNTPAVGLEAMSTYGYQGSAASGVTGLQALWQPVLMSFASPISLSSFSLKQDDSSFGFPGHTQIRFLDANGQQIGSEIDYLQSGTVNISSAMARTGVSSIMLASGKFYTNIDVISAVPEAETYAMLLAGLVVLAVASRRRAA; via the coding sequence ATGTTCACACTTGTACAATTAAAACGCAGCTTATTGGCTGCTACTTTTGGCGCAGTCAGCGTGCTTGCAAGTACAGCGCAAGCGGCCGATTACCATTTCGATTTCTCGCAAGCCAATAGTCTCACTAAATATGCCGGCGTGAGTTTTAGCAATGCCATCAATGCCGATATCTACGATGCCAATTTCAACATCATTGGTCAGCACTGGATCACCGACACCGATGTTAATACGCCAGCGGTCGGCCTGGAAGCCATGTCGACTTACGGTTACCAAGGCAGTGCAGCCAGCGGCGTGACCGGTTTGCAAGCACTCTGGCAACCTGTGTTGATGAGCTTCGCTAGCCCGATCTCGCTCTCGTCCTTCTCTTTGAAGCAAGACGATAGTTCTTTCGGTTTTCCCGGTCACACCCAAATCCGTTTTCTGGATGCAAATGGTCAGCAAATCGGTAGCGAAATCGATTACCTCCAAAGCGGCACGGTTAACATCAGTTCAGCAATGGCACGCACCGGTGTCAGTAGCATCATGCTCGCCAGCGGCAAGTTTTACACCAATATCGATGTGATCTCAGCGGTTCCAGAAGCCGAGACTTACGCCATGTTGTTGGCTGGTTTAGTGGTACTGGCAGTCGCCAGTCGCCGCCGCGCCGCTTAA
- a CDS encoding alkaline phosphatase produces the protein MFKHKTLSLMILATLGASASLSFAAPTISRLTPPSNPLVAGASTLARFLPGQRFDLQATVIPEAGKTITAVSFAVDGVPVVAPLANTSILPATAINVAKPGAVAASLRAYSNSTVGVHSLTATATQSDGTSTVATGNFEVMPILTGQGRTAKNVILLLGDGMGAAHRTAARVMVKGYAQGMAQGKLAMDTFPFTGMVMTASLNSIVTDSAPGMANYVTGNKAQNNQEGVFPDDTTDAFDNPRVEYLSEYLHRTKGKSLGIVTTADVFDATPAANAVHTSNRGSGTGIVDQYLDDRSLTGLTVLMGGGRKWFIPKNSAIAAANPVNVGNGSVRSTSNDYVLPADLVAGWGAAPGAKDPNRDLISDFQTAGYAYASDKTSMDASGTPDKLLGLFSYSNMNVAFDKINKRRGTSTIVDDYGFPDQPMLDEMTSKAISVLNKNNTNGFYLMVEGASIDKQSHLMDSDRWIEETIEFDRAVKVAQDFAASNPDTLVIVTADHECAGVGIIGAYTGTGASSANVATYDAAKFPKYAIQADGYPLTTDVPGKMVIGYAGNADRYETWQSNAQPSQDSQQPFIGAAPLNTYPVTLIGQPNTRNVSTGYLITGQVAGDQGVHTATDIPLSAYGRGAMLFSGVMDNTDVFFKIGQVVLGGSK, from the coding sequence ATGTTCAAGCATAAAACCCTCAGCCTGATGATCCTTGCCACACTCGGTGCTAGTGCCAGCCTCAGCTTTGCAGCACCGACCATTTCGCGTCTGACGCCACCTAGTAATCCGCTAGTTGCCGGCGCATCGACCTTGGCGCGCTTTTTGCCAGGTCAGCGTTTTGACTTGCAAGCAACGGTGATACCCGAAGCCGGAAAAACGATTACAGCCGTTAGTTTTGCGGTTGATGGCGTACCGGTAGTCGCACCGCTTGCCAATACCAGCATCTTGCCTGCGACCGCGATCAATGTCGCCAAGCCGGGCGCGGTAGCGGCTTCTTTGCGTGCTTACTCAAATAGCACAGTCGGCGTACACAGCTTGACAGCGACCGCCACCCAAAGCGATGGCACTAGCACGGTTGCGACAGGTAATTTTGAAGTGATGCCGATTCTGACTGGCCAAGGACGTACTGCTAAAAACGTGATTTTATTATTGGGCGACGGCATGGGCGCAGCGCACCGTACTGCGGCACGTGTGATGGTGAAGGGGTACGCACAAGGGATGGCGCAAGGCAAATTGGCGATGGATACTTTCCCATTCACAGGTATGGTGATGACGGCATCCTTAAATTCTATCGTGACCGATTCTGCACCAGGTATGGCCAACTATGTCACAGGAAACAAGGCGCAAAATAATCAAGAAGGCGTGTTCCCGGATGACACCACCGATGCTTTCGATAATCCACGCGTAGAGTATTTGTCTGAATACCTGCATCGTACCAAGGGCAAGTCACTCGGTATCGTCACCACCGCCGACGTGTTTGATGCGACTCCTGCAGCGAATGCCGTGCATACCTCGAACCGTGGTAGCGGCACCGGTATCGTGGATCAATATTTGGATGATAGAAGCTTGACTGGCTTAACCGTCTTGATGGGGGGCGGCCGTAAATGGTTCATCCCGAAAAATTCAGCAATCGCGGCGGCCAATCCGGTCAATGTCGGTAACGGCTCAGTGCGTTCTACTTCGAATGACTATGTGTTGCCTGCAGATTTGGTCGCAGGCTGGGGCGCAGCACCAGGCGCCAAGGATCCAAATCGCGATTTGATCAGCGACTTCCAAACTGCCGGTTACGCCTATGCCTCTGACAAAACATCGATGGATGCCAGCGGTACTCCAGACAAGCTGCTGGGTCTGTTTAGCTACTCCAACATGAACGTGGCCTTTGATAAAATCAACAAGCGTCGCGGTACTTCTACCATCGTCGATGACTATGGTTTCCCTGACCAACCTATGCTCGATGAAATGACCAGCAAGGCGATCAGCGTTTTAAATAAGAACAACACAAATGGTTTTTATCTGATGGTTGAGGGTGCATCGATAGACAAACAATCGCATTTGATGGATAGCGATCGCTGGATAGAAGAGACGATAGAGTTTGATCGTGCGGTAAAAGTTGCGCAAGATTTTGCTGCCAGCAATCCAGATACCTTGGTGATAGTAACGGCCGATCATGAATGTGCCGGCGTAGGTATTATCGGTGCGTACACTGGTACTGGTGCCAGCAGCGCCAATGTGGCAACTTACGATGCCGCTAAGTTTCCAAAATACGCGATACAGGCCGACGGTTATCCTTTGACGACTGACGTACCCGGCAAGATGGTCATCGGTTATGCCGGTAATGCAGATCGCTACGAAACCTGGCAGTCGAATGCCCAGCCTAGCCAAGATTCACAGCAGCCTTTCATCGGTGCCGCACCTTTGAACACTTATCCAGTTACTCTGATTGGCCAGCCAAATACACGCAATGTCAGTACTGGCTATCTGATCACGGGTCAGGTCGCTGGTGATCAGGGTGTGCACACTGCAACCGACATTCCTTTGTCGGCCTATGGCCGTGGTGCGATGCTGTTTTCGGGTGTGATGGATAACACCGATGTGTTCTTTAAAATTGGCCAGGTTGTGCTGGGCGGTTCTAAATAA
- a CDS encoding DEAD/DEAH box helicase: MTQQSDLYDLSALSSEQFPLVYAMALFDAPLSQGALLELLHSHHQPDAQGAPYTSALIKECLTSLCKNLLVRQEIGLGYMLREDLRMAVLLHLQQTGTIKSWVKSVRDLLKRHGEYRQWKPFNVAFCRREVMFSVLASNNQEVMEWREKFYQCPSNEHIPPSTVFFANADGLALFATLHPVSQDLMLSDLLVVANWKLSACTTAYEYACQHAPTHLKSWPGSLALLCLQAQLRGDFQQLFDLQLGLSPVQQQDSMFVTALQRGEFAAALEISEILIKVRKAETGKRKIFIADLPGLLYTVALLATNTAASLKRAKEQVDEGVRHQNAFAYLYLQPLVHHLALGVPLAIPHKFIRVERDVDGLFEGLALYWQDAPKDKKMHDKLVDLRSYCQRLGYHWVVAELDVLLQTQYGDAALLPDWHAAHQIKPLLGALHREETWQRALTALSQLKSGAAVAAPSGSDVRIAWSLELQHGLVQLDPREQKRSAKGVWSKGRAVALKRLAHEQDSLPGMSEQDKRLATCVRKTYDNYYGGSEYEMHAEKALSFLIGHPAVFWSDAPDVRIDIIKGEITLQLKEKGGLISLQLDPPMMAEAVVSWRKETPTRLAVYASSPEIKQIAGILGTGLTVPSAAKAQLVDVIAAIAPHLSIHSDLPELAQHISSIPANPVLFAHLLPLKDGLRLQILVRPLADGGWFAPGKGSANVLGEQEGVAVQASRSLKDEQKSLKQVIATCSALEQAEESDEEWQLQDPELCLELLGQLKALPEGVLELVWPEGERFRLKGSRTLQNMRLTIKKQGEWFVAGGELTLDDGRVLALRELMHLAEGATGRFLKLGDNDYLALTDNFRKRLAELRALSDLVGKDGVRINPLAAPALAELAAEVGELQADSAWREQVVKLDSLADFVTTVPSTLQAELRDYQLEGYQWLARLAHWGVGACLADDMGLGKTVQALALLLDRAPNGPALVVAPISVAMNWQAEVARFAPTLKVRAYHSNRSLADLGPFDIVIASYGMLQSDAEVFSAQHWHSVVLDEAQVIKNAATKRSQAAMALTADFKMIASGTPVENHLGELWNLFRFINPGLLGSKERFAERFSNPIERGDKPARLHLKKLIQPFILRRTKTQVLSELPSRTEITLQVELSVEERHLYEALRQEAIIKIANLKTGDGQSLQVLAEITKLRRFCCNPKLVLKNSNVAGSKLSVFAETVEELLDNRHKALVFSQFVDHLAIVREWLDQQGISYQYLDGSTPALERKKRVDAFQAGQGDIFLISLKAGGTGLNLTAADYVIHLDPWWNPAVEDQASDRAHRMGQLRPVTIYRLVAQDTIEEKIIALHAQKRDLADSLLDGGDAAGRMDTAALLRLLKESV; encoded by the coding sequence ATGACCCAACAGTCCGATCTGTACGATCTCTCGGCACTCAGCTCCGAGCAATTTCCTCTGGTGTATGCGATGGCGCTGTTTGATGCGCCTTTAAGCCAGGGCGCGCTGCTGGAACTACTGCACAGCCATCATCAGCCTGATGCGCAGGGCGCACCGTATACCTCGGCCTTGATTAAAGAATGTCTCACTAGCCTGTGCAAGAATCTGCTGGTACGTCAGGAGATAGGCCTGGGGTACATGCTGCGCGAAGATTTGCGGATGGCGGTTTTATTGCATCTGCAGCAGACCGGCACAATCAAGAGTTGGGTCAAGAGCGTGCGCGATTTGCTCAAGCGGCATGGCGAGTACCGCCAGTGGAAACCGTTTAACGTTGCCTTCTGTAGACGCGAAGTGATGTTTTCGGTGCTGGCATCGAATAATCAAGAGGTGATGGAATGGCGCGAAAAATTCTATCAGTGCCCAAGTAATGAGCACATTCCGCCAAGTACGGTGTTTTTCGCCAATGCCGATGGGCTAGCCTTGTTTGCCACGCTGCATCCGGTCAGCCAGGATTTGATGCTCAGTGATTTGCTGGTGGTGGCCAACTGGAAACTCAGTGCCTGTACCACGGCGTATGAATATGCCTGTCAGCATGCGCCTACGCATCTGAAATCCTGGCCCGGCAGCTTAGCCCTGCTTTGCCTGCAAGCCCAATTGCGCGGCGATTTTCAGCAATTATTTGACTTGCAGCTGGGGCTGAGCCCGGTACAACAGCAAGATAGTATGTTTGTCACGGCGTTGCAGCGCGGTGAATTTGCTGCCGCGCTGGAGATCTCCGAAATCCTGATTAAAGTACGTAAAGCGGAAACCGGCAAGCGCAAAATTTTTATCGCCGATTTACCCGGCTTGTTATACACCGTGGCCTTGCTGGCGACCAATACCGCTGCCAGCTTGAAGCGCGCCAAAGAACAAGTCGATGAAGGCGTCAGGCATCAAAATGCCTTTGCCTATTTGTATTTACAACCGCTGGTACATCATCTGGCGTTGGGCGTGCCGCTGGCCATTCCACATAAATTTATACGGGTAGAGCGCGACGTCGATGGTCTGTTTGAAGGTTTGGCACTGTATTGGCAAGATGCGCCTAAAGACAAAAAAATGCACGACAAACTGGTCGATTTGCGCAGCTATTGCCAACGCCTGGGCTATCACTGGGTGGTGGCTGAGCTGGATGTTTTATTGCAGACTCAGTACGGCGATGCAGCGCTACTACCTGACTGGCATGCCGCGCATCAGATCAAGCCTTTGCTGGGTGCGCTACATCGCGAAGAAACCTGGCAGCGCGCTTTAACTGCCTTATCCCAACTGAAATCTGGTGCCGCAGTGGCCGCACCTAGCGGCAGCGATGTGCGCATCGCCTGGTCGCTGGAACTGCAACATGGCTTGGTTCAGCTCGATCCGCGTGAGCAAAAACGTAGTGCCAAAGGGGTCTGGAGTAAGGGCCGCGCCGTGGCACTGAAACGCCTGGCACATGAGCAAGATAGCCTGCCCGGCATGAGCGAGCAAGACAAGCGTCTAGCCACCTGCGTACGTAAAACCTATGACAATTACTACGGCGGCAGCGAGTACGAGATGCATGCCGAAAAAGCCCTGAGCTTTTTGATTGGCCACCCCGCTGTGTTTTGGTCGGATGCGCCGGATGTGCGTATCGACATCATCAAGGGCGAGATCACCTTGCAACTCAAAGAGAAGGGCGGTTTGATTAGCCTGCAGCTAGACCCACCGATGATGGCAGAGGCCGTGGTTAGCTGGCGTAAAGAAACCCCGACTCGCTTAGCAGTGTACGCCTCTAGCCCCGAGATCAAACAGATCGCCGGTATTCTTGGTACAGGTCTGACCGTGCCTAGCGCCGCCAAGGCGCAGCTGGTCGATGTGATCGCTGCGATTGCACCGCATCTGTCTATCCATTCTGATTTACCGGAGTTGGCCCAGCACATCAGCAGCATCCCCGCCAACCCTGTCTTGTTTGCGCATTTACTGCCTTTAAAAGACGGCTTGCGTCTGCAAATTTTGGTGCGGCCGCTGGCCGACGGTGGCTGGTTCGCGCCCGGCAAAGGTTCGGCTAATGTGCTCGGTGAACAAGAGGGGGTTGCGGTGCAAGCGAGCCGCTCTTTAAAAGACGAGCAAAAATCGCTCAAGCAAGTGATTGCCACTTGTAGCGCTTTAGAGCAGGCCGAAGAAAGCGACGAGGAATGGCAATTACAAGATCCAGAACTCTGTCTGGAATTACTTGGTCAACTCAAAGCGCTGCCGGAAGGCGTGTTGGAATTGGTGTGGCCCGAGGGCGAGCGCTTCCGCCTAAAAGGGAGCCGCACTTTACAGAACATGCGATTAACCATTAAGAAGCAGGGCGAATGGTTTGTCGCTGGCGGTGAGCTGACTTTAGATGATGGCAGGGTTTTGGCGCTGCGTGAACTGATGCACTTGGCGGAAGGCGCGACCGGACGTTTCCTCAAATTGGGCGACAACGATTATCTGGCGCTGACCGATAACTTCCGCAAACGTCTAGCCGAGTTGCGTGCCTTGAGTGATTTAGTCGGCAAAGACGGCGTTAGGATTAATCCTCTGGCAGCCCCTGCTCTGGCCGAATTGGCGGCCGAAGTCGGTGAATTGCAAGCCGATAGCGCCTGGCGCGAACAAGTCGTCAAGCTCGATAGTCTGGCCGATTTTGTGACTACCGTGCCATCGACTTTGCAAGCCGAACTGCGCGACTATCAGCTGGAAGGCTATCAATGGCTGGCTAGACTAGCGCATTGGGGTGTCGGCGCCTGTCTGGCCGATGATATGGGTTTGGGCAAAACCGTGCAGGCGCTGGCGCTGTTATTAGACCGCGCCCCGAACGGGCCTGCCTTGGTGGTGGCACCGATCTCGGTGGCGATGAACTGGCAAGCCGAAGTCGCCCGCTTTGCCCCGACTCTGAAAGTGCGCGCTTACCATAGCAATCGCTCGCTGGCGGATCTCGGTCCTTTCGATATCGTGATCGCCAGTTATGGCATGTTGCAGTCGGACGCAGAAGTGTTTAGCGCGCAGCACTGGCATAGCGTGGTGCTGGATGAGGCGCAAGTGATCAAGAACGCCGCCACTAAACGCAGCCAGGCGGCGATGGCTTTGACCGCCGATTTTAAAATGATCGCTAGCGGTACGCCGGTAGAGAACCATCTGGGCGAGTTATGGAATCTATTTCGCTTCATCAATCCCGGCCTGCTGGGATCGAAAGAGCGCTTTGCCGAACGCTTTAGTAACCCGATAGAACGTGGCGATAAACCGGCCCGTTTGCACCTGAAAAAATTGATACAGCCTTTCATTTTGCGCCGCACCAAGACCCAGGTCTTGAGCGAGCTGCCGTCGCGCACCGAGATCACTCTGCAGGTAGAACTCAGTGTGGAAGAGCGCCATCTGTATGAGGCACTCAGGCAAGAAGCCATCATAAAAATCGCCAACTTAAAAACTGGCGACGGCCAATCCTTGCAAGTGCTGGCCGAGATTACCAAGCTGCGCCGGTTCTGCTGCAACCCCAAACTGGTGCTGAAAAATTCGAATGTGGCGGGTAGCAAGTTGTCTGTATTTGCCGAGACGGTAGAGGAGCTACTGGATAATCGCCATAAGGCGCTGGTGTTCAGCCAGTTTGTCGATCATCTGGCGATCGTGCGTGAATGGCTGGATCAGCAAGGGATTTCTTATCAATATCTGGACGGCAGCACCCCGGCACTAGAGCGCAAAAAACGGGTCGATGCCTTTCAGGCCGGGCAGGGCGATATCTTCCTGATCAGCTTGAAAGCCGGTGGCACGGGTCTGAATTTAACCGCTGCCGATTACGTGATTCATCTCGATCCATGGTGGAATCCAGCGGTAGAAGATCAAGCTTCAGACCGCGCCCATCGCATGGGGCAATTGCGGCCGGTGACGATTTACCGCTTGGTGGCGCAAGACACCATAGAAGAAAAAATCATCGCCCTGCACGCGCAAAAACGCGATCTGGCCGACAGCCTGCTAGACGGTGGCGACGCCGCCGGCCGCATGGATACCGCGGCCTTGCTACGCTTATTGAAGGAAAGCGTCTAA
- a CDS encoding DUF6445 family protein, which translates to MLPVPAANIVLPAIHPAAPTLAYEKLEQGKNYWVVDDVLPNAQEVAERCFSHQAWEYGLPYQPESWPGMRFHGALLPAELAALEQRVKSLIGKDKIWMAQPPGALRLDCNVAQLVGATESSSHPHTDSRSLCRYACVIYLSPDPDPACGTSFCRLRYPNAAMGGNLVTAPYNNLLDALKVRGLPIEAWYEDLKVENVFNRMLLYKANLVHCASGYFGKELREKRLTTVFFWMAED; encoded by the coding sequence ATGTTGCCAGTTCCTGCTGCGAATATCGTGTTACCTGCCATCCATCCGGCCGCACCTACGCTGGCCTATGAAAAGTTAGAACAAGGAAAAAATTACTGGGTCGTCGACGATGTCTTGCCCAATGCGCAGGAAGTTGCCGAGCGCTGTTTTTCGCATCAGGCCTGGGAATATGGCTTGCCGTATCAGCCTGAGTCCTGGCCCGGCATGCGTTTTCATGGCGCACTGTTGCCCGCTGAGTTAGCGGCGCTAGAACAGCGCGTCAAGAGTTTGATAGGCAAAGATAAAATCTGGATGGCGCAGCCGCCCGGTGCTTTGCGCTTGGATTGCAATGTGGCGCAATTGGTCGGTGCGACCGAAAGTAGCTCGCATCCGCATACCGATAGCCGCAGCCTGTGTCGTTACGCGTGCGTGATTTATCTGAGTCCAGATCCTGATCCTGCGTGTGGCACCAGCTTTTGCCGCCTGCGTTATCCGAATGCTGCGATGGGTGGCAATCTGGTGACTGCCCCTTACAATAATCTGCTCGATGCGCTCAAGGTGCGCGGCTTGCCTATCGAAGCCTGGTATGAAGACCTGAAAGTGGAGAATGTGTTTAATCGCATGCTTTTGTACAAGGCGAATTTAGTGCATTGTGCCAGCGGCTATTTTGGCAAAGAGCTGCGCGAAAAACGCCTGACCACGGTGTTTTTCTGGATGGCAGAGGATTAG
- a CDS encoding type II secretion system F family protein: MSSFSPLSFALRAQLYQHLAAMEKAGLPTDKAFALLKLAAPAKQRVDQARKLLGRGKDIASAGQQSGLFGELDAQLLRAATSAGSPAKSYQRLAEMYAQKASMRQTILARMRLPVAIFILSLLIQPLPALVSGSLSAKAYLWGCLRPPLILAALYYLGRAILNRRSNSLFSLGLDRLLLQLPIFGVMHVRHNVRDFFESLGLMLEAGLPMLEALPKASQTMGNQLLRAEFEQLFSRVQRGATLAEASAHLKHLPEPYLISLIQSGEASGTLPDTLLRYASGETEILMRFQQQLADWLPRLVYGAVMLSMAYSLLSSGAFMPQLPDELK, encoded by the coding sequence ATGTCCAGTTTTAGTCCACTCAGTTTTGCACTGCGCGCCCAGCTGTATCAGCATCTGGCCGCAATGGAGAAAGCCGGCTTGCCTACCGATAAGGCGTTTGCCTTACTCAAGCTGGCAGCACCGGCCAAGCAGAGAGTGGATCAAGCTCGTAAGCTATTGGGGCGCGGCAAAGACATCGCCAGCGCCGGTCAGCAATCGGGTTTATTTGGCGAGCTAGACGCACAGCTACTGCGCGCTGCCACCAGTGCCGGCAGCCCGGCCAAAAGCTATCAGCGCCTGGCCGAGATGTATGCCCAGAAGGCGAGCATGCGTCAAACCATACTGGCTCGCATGCGCTTACCCGTCGCGATTTTTATCTTATCTTTGCTAATCCAACCCTTGCCTGCTCTGGTGAGCGGCAGCCTGAGCGCCAAAGCCTATCTGTGGGGCTGTCTGCGGCCACCACTGATCTTGGCAGCGCTGTATTACCTGGGGCGCGCCATTCTCAATAGGCGCAGCAATTCCCTATTCAGTCTGGGGCTAGACCGCCTGTTGCTACAACTGCCCATTTTTGGCGTCATGCATGTGCGCCACAACGTGCGGGATTTTTTTGAGAGCTTAGGTTTGATGCTGGAGGCTGGGCTGCCTATGTTAGAAGCGCTGCCCAAGGCCAGCCAGACCATGGGCAATCAGCTGCTGCGCGCAGAGTTCGAGCAACTCTTCAGCCGAGTGCAGCGTGGCGCGACGCTGGCCGAGGCCAGCGCTCATCTCAAGCATCTGCCTGAACCCTACTTGATTAGTTTGATACAAAGCGGCGAAGCCAGTGGCACCCTGCCAGATACTTTGCTGCGTTACGCCAGCGGCGAGACCGAGATACTGATGCGTTTTCAACAGCAATTGGCCGATTGGCTACCGCGCCTGGTGTATGGCGCGGTCATGCTGAGCATGGCCTACAGCTTACTGAGCAGCGGGGCTTTTATGCCGCAATTACCAGATGAATTAAAATAG